The DNA region CATCTTGAACCAACAGTGCCTTCAGTGCGACTACAAAAACCAGTGGAAAAGCCAGGTCAATGCCAATATCCCTACAGATGAAGAGCTATGCCAGACAGGACATAAAGACGTCTCTTCAGAGAACAAACCGGTAGGACGTGTTAGAACATAACTGGTCATTGCTTAAGATTAATAGACTTATCCTCTTAgttctaatttaaaaaaaatggttaaagggcCAACTTTCAATTGTTTACTTTGGCACAAGAATGATTTCCATTTCAAAAGTTATGATTTACCAAGGTAAATcaagaaagaaatgaaagagATCTAGAAAACTGTGCTCTGCTCTGTGCTTGCTTCTCTGACTATTGTTGTTATGTTATTACAGGACAAGCCAACAGATGGCACCCAGAGCAGTATGGCAGATGTCTCTGACATTGTTGCTTCTATTGCTGAGGAAAGCTTCCACATGGAGGAAACAGATGAATCTTGTGATCAGGATGACATGGATTCGGATGAAGATTGGAAGCCAGACGGAGTGTCTGTGCCGGCTCAGCAGAaaaccagagaggaagaggaaactGAAGAGGAGGGGGAAGATGATGAGGGGGATGAAGATTATCCTCCTGTCGCACACAAAGACAGTGAGCTCTGCACAGACTGTGGGaagttttttaataaatcaaggCATCACATATGTGAGCACAAAACTAAACCCTATTCTTGCAACATTTGTGGAAAAAGATTTGAAAGTGATCATGCTCTGAGTCGTCACAGCAGAATACATGATGCAAACTATGAGCACCGGTGTAAATACTGCCATGTTACATTCAAAACAAAGGCAGATAAGCTCTCTCATGAGCAGACCCACATGACTGAAGGAAAACCATACAAATGTCCTGACTGTCCTCAGTCGTTTAGCTCAAATAAGGAACGCAAAGTCCACATTGAGGAGCACAGGGGCCCTCCACAGTTAAAATGCGACTTCTGTGGGATTGAGTTCTGCTGGCCGCTCGCTCTCCGGAGACACTTAGCTgtgcacacaggagagaaaccgtACAAGTGTTCAGTTTGTGACCGTGGCTTTAACCAGGCGAGCCACCTGAAATCTCACATGCGCCTGCACACAGGGGAGAGGCCTTTTAAGTGTCAGCATTGTGACAAATGCTTTAATCACAATGTGAGCTTGAAGAGTCACATCCAGCGTTACCACACATCCATTTCTGGAGATGAACTGAATTATGGGAACAAAAGTGAAACCTTATCCTCAGATTCAGGAATTGGAAATGttgaagtaaaacaggaaaGAGATGAGGGGGTGGTAGAGGAGTTCATATGTAAacctaaatggaaaaaaaggggcacAGGGAGACCATTAGGAAGGCCAAGAAGTGAGGAAACACCAACAAAGACTTCAAAACAGcggggtcagaggtcaaagaGAACACAGTGCCATGAAGAAAGTGGTGATGAGCAGAGTTACTGTGACATGCCCTGGGATGTTGCTGGATTAATAAAAAAGGCGAACAGTGGAAAGAGCCCAGCAAAACGCAGAGGAAGACCAAGGAAAAACCCAGaacccttttcttaaaatacatcatggctgaaattttgattttatttaaataactgTGAAAAGAAGTTAATATTTTATGGGGGACTCCTGACGGATTTGCTTGAAAACATGCGGGGTCCACTTTTAATCAACtactttttactgttatttaaCTGATTACAAAATACTTCTGTACTCTGATGTTGGATGTTTAGGTTATGGAATTTACTTGTAACAATGTAAATTAAATAGGGCTGATTTTAAGTGCTAGTGTTCCTTTATGTTGCTGCATTATACGCTTTATGCATCACATAGAAGAATATGTAGTGTTCACTTACTTGTCAGTTGCATCACACATACTACTGAGAGGTAAAGAAAATCTACTTCTGCTGTATTATCTAGACTTCAAGATATTTATTGTCATGTGCCCAACAGTTACGTAGGATAATCAGTGCCAATAAAATTCTTAAGTCTAAGTCCTTCTGCAGCAGTgctgaaaatatgtttttaaactcacacagTTCAACAGAGTTTATATAAAGGGTAGACAGTAGATAGTCAAGAGTAAGAAGAAGGGCAGGCACCGAGGGATGAATAATCAAGCACACCTAGATCCCAAAAAGAAAAACGGTGGGGTTTGGAATCCGAGGTCACCCTTAATACCTGATATGCATTAAGGGTGATTAAATGAGGCTAACAATAAAAAGTAAGTCAAGGCTTATGGGGGCTACAAAGTCAGTGAGATAGCTTCATTTGTCCTTCTTTATCACAAGTACTATTTAAAAAGTACTTTTATATAATAGTGACTTCTCTTATAACATTGTTATTAATTGAAATTACAATACACAAACACTTCTTTGTACCATGATAGCCATGGATATCCTATTAATCAGTTATGGAGTGCTTGCCCTTGTTCTCCCTTTTGATGTAGTATTAGAGGCTTCTGCTCTATCACAACTGTTTGTCATTGGTAAGGCATTGATAAGCTATCCGGCTTCTTCCCCAAATGATGCCTGCAGTAAATGAGAAAGATTTGGTCATTCGTGATTTACACACTTAAAATACGAAAATCTGTATGCTTTAATGGTTATTAAAGGCCCAAATCCAATAGCAAGTAAATTATGCATAAAAGGATGTGATTTCAGAATAATGATTGGtatattaaaatttcaaaacaaaattttagGTGCATATGAGTGTCTGATCAGATTCTTTTTGTGCCCCatctgtgagcagagatgtcatAAACTGGCATCACAACCTTATGTGCATATTTAACCATCTtaatttagattattttaaacttttaaaatgtttttgaatgtgTCAAAAATCAAGAGGGGTCTTGCTGTATACCGTACATCTCTTATGGCCATTTTCACAGACCGTTTATCTGAGGCACTacatctcagaaaggaagtgctctaattttttcatttattcataaacaaagttcAAACATACTTGACTAAGAAACATTGCATAATAAGAtagaaaaaaagttcaaatgtcAAATCTAGGATTAAATTGTGTATAGACCAGTTTTAGAGGTTGATATGGTGAAGTAAAGAGTAGTAGTAGAaaggtggctcactttagcttcgttagcatagctacactagctatgtaaCTAATGTTACTGCATAGGCCAATGTAGgtaagtcagctttagcaatgtgagctttaacaaactgctaaagctaacgtagctatacAGATAATGTATTTGTGTGGCTTACATAGCAGCTTTgcgagcttagctttagctattgACACCCCTATGGAAGGGTAACTCAGAGAGttttggatggattttgatgacattttcaggaaatgtcagaaatggcataaggaagaactgattacattttgggatcatggtctggatccaggaattttttgaaggattctgtactattggtagatagggctaatggtggaggtctgcgctctccaagtgcttttttAGTTTAGTGTTTTGTAATTAGATTGTGCAGGTCAGGATTTTCACTTTTGGTATGCTAACCATTACCTTAACTCTTATCTTagccctaaacagaagtttaatcagGTTTTACTGAGAAGCTttgaagtgtgtgtttttgttctgagatatacggcatctcagatgaacgatCTGTGAGACTGGCTTTAAAAGATGTTCAGTCTACAGTGAGACTGTCTTGGAAAATCTGTTAACATGCAAGGAGACTACAGTTCCTGCTGTTACAGAGCGATCGCTGGCTTAAAGTCAGTTGAAACACAATAACAGTCTGACATTTGACCACTATAATCCTCTCTAGCTTTGGCCTTAAGACAGAGAGCTCTTCTTTAACAATCTTTTATCAATTGAGGATTAAAGAAAACGTATGGTAAATTAAGGCCTTTTAATTATTTGAtgcacaaaacacaacacaatattGTTTAATTGCGTTGCTACCATTATTTTCTAACCATAGaccatttaaaggggacatattatgcgaaaattactttttcaggcttttctaacaaaatatggGCCCCTGGCCtatccacaatcccctcaaataccagaaccTTCCCCCAACCCCGTTGAATACGACTCTTCAAAATAGCTGGATCATTCCTTGATATCGAACTCCTCTGTCAGGGTTGTGCCATTATATTCAGATGCTGCAAGTATTGTAAACATTAAGTAAGTAAAAGTAAATCTTCAGGTGTTCAGGCCTGCATCTATATTGATTCTGAACAGAAAAGTGATTGTGAAAGGGTGAGGACCCCTAAATGACCCAGAAAACAGGAAACGATGCACATACTGTGGAAAGTTTTACGATGAATGAAAAcataataactagaaaagcgctcggagagcgcagacctccaccattagccctatctcccaatagtacagaatcatttaaaaaattcctggatccagacggtgatccggatcactcccaaaatctaatcagttcttccgtatgccatttctgacatttcctggaaatttctttaaaatccatccctgactttttgagttatgttgctaacaaacaaacaaactaacaaaccctgccgatcacataacctccttggcggcggtaacaactttatttgtatagcacttttaaaataaGGTTCACAAAGAGCTtcaacatgcagaaaaacaaagcagcagaaccCAAAATAAAGTAGAAAGCCAGCAAAATAACATCAGATACCTAAACAACGTCAAGAGAACCCTGAAGGTAAAATAACCTAAACTAGACAAAACCACAATCTACatatcaaatcaaaacaatattATTACCCAGAGATCATGAGACGTCATCAGTACTAAAATATCCCAAGAACTCAGAGATCCTGAGAAATAATATGAATTCACGGCATGAGTACCCAGCCAACACAGGTACCCAAATACAAAACCTGAGACCACGAGGATCCACGTTTTAATGAGTAATTAAAAGAAGCAATAAAAAGCAAATACATTCAGAGAGCTAAAATAATAAAGGAAAGAGGAAAGTAAAAGCATAAGTTTGAGGaaggaaaacaaaagaagtGATACAAAAACCAATAAGATCATCCTAAATAAAGATAACAAATCATGATTAATAGGTAATTAAAACAATAAGAGTAAAAGACATCAATacacattaaaatacataataatagtaataataatcaAAGGCAGatagaaaaacacagagaagattAAAGGAATAGGAAGATTTAAAAGAACACTACATCACAAAAAACAGATCTATAAAAGTGGGTTATAAGAAGTGATTTAACAGAAGCCACTGATTCTGCGTTCCTTATCTTCTCTGGCAGGTTGTTCGAAAATTGAAAGGTCCTGATGGAGAATGCTCAGTCACCTATGGATTTTAagtcttgactttggaacaaccaggaggcCCCCACCATCAAAAATTTGAGCACTAAGTAAACCCCATTCTTACAGTATTTGTGGGAAAGATCCAACAGTGAgattactttattttttcatagcAGAATCCATGACAAAAGTTCCACACCTCTACAAATTTTGACATGTAccgttaaaaaaatgaattatatcACTGTATATTGAAAGGGCCAGGAATTTAGTAGTCAGAgaccttaccctaacccttattCAATCAGGGATGAGATTGACATGCAAGAAATTGGTGttaatattataaataaaacacaggtAATTAATGGGTTAAATACCACGAGTGCAATGTGAggaaaatatataaacattatataataaaacaataaacattAATGGAATTTTGGTAGAACGGACACCTAGTGTTTAAAAGCTCAACACCCCCATCTGCTGCTGTCTTTTGGGACTTCTGAGTAGACACGTCAAAAATAGTTTAGCACTTAACCTTACAACTAAAAGTGTATATTACGTCTTTTAAAGTAGTGATCATATAAAACCGAATAATTCTGTTAGGGGGTGTGAGGAGCTTCCGCATCGCACGCAGTGGTTCGCTCTGTTTCAGCGCTGTTTTCAGACCAGTTGTGGGGTTGTCTCTGGATATGTCTTACAGTTTCGTCTTCTGGCCTCAAAAATGTGTGTGACAAGGTTAAGAAGCCAGTAGAGTGAGTCTGACCCCAAAAAAGAAAGCACTGTAGTACGTAAAGTGGTTGAACATCAAACCGGGACACGCTTGAAATCAAATCAGGCCAACCTGCGGCCGGAAGCCCCGCCCATCCAAACACTAGCAGAAACGGCTAACAGTTAGCTTGTTGCTGTTGGCCTGGTAAACTAGTCAGCCTCGACCTGTAACTTTTACGCATCCTGGACTTTAATCAGTGTTTAAAGTtcaagggggaaaaaacaaatccagcatgtgCTCGGTCGTTGGATGTGAGTCTTGGCGTCGCGGTGTACAGCGGTACAAATTACCAGAAGACCCAGAGAGGAGACTGGAGTGGGTTCAGTTTCTGTTTGAGGTCAATGGACAGCAGCTCCAGGAGTCAAACTGGACCGATATCACAGTTTGTAGAGATCACTTTATTAAAGACTGTTTTGAAAATCCAACTTCTTTGCCTGACATTGATCAGCTTTCGTGTAGTGCAGTcccaactttgaaaaggaagataGGGCCAGACAAGCCTCCTCGTCCTCGTGCAAAGCCAGCTCGTAAGGTAAGTCTGCACTGCAGTTGCAACATCAGTTTTAATCCTCTGATCAACATATCGCCGGGGTTTTCCAGTATAAATATCCGAAGTTCAGCTTATCATTGCTGTGGTTTAATAATCTAGTATACTAAGATACTTAAACAGATGATCTCCACTATTTCGGTAATCAGTGGTACAGAAAAGAGTATTGTAGGTCACATGGGTTACATCTTCAGAGCAAAACATtagctatgtttacatggactacTTGGAATCGAaataaatgcctgatctgaATAAAGTGCTTCATATGAACACATCATTCGGAATAAAATCCTCCGATTCGGCTCATTCAGAAATAAATTTTATTCCGAAAGACAGGGATGGTTTATACCGATATTTGTTCAGCGTATATAAAAAAGGTCTGATCGTCTCAGTTAGGGGTGAGTTTTGTCTTACTGCGCATGTCTGCCCCCCGGATCAGACAGAAAAATTGCGGGAGCAAATCAAAACTGTTTTACTGCCGAGACAGCGTTTTTACTCGAAACTGTAAAAGAGCACCAAATTGTTGATCAGACTGTGTAAAGTACAGACACGAAGTAGTGGAACAATCCAATATTTCGCGCGAGTAGGAGTTCAAACAacactgttgatttttttaacagcactgttgaaatgcctgactgaaatgtgtgttctagcagtgattttgtcattgttgtcacatatatacagtgcttaacacatttattagaccacctgtcataaaaacgagaaaaataatttagaaatctttcaaaaacttgtttaaaactaaaaatgttattgttatttatttggcaaataacaaactgaaacaactataTAGTCCCTTTTCAAACAGAATAACCAagaaacttcatattttgtatggcctcctttggccttgataacagcttgcattcttgctgccattgtttttgtgtacttttccacagtctcttttgttattgagttccacctagtttctagctgttcccacagacttgcttcaGATGAAACTTTAGTGCTTCAggctttgaatctactaaatcccaaatttgttcagtaggattcaaatctggactttgacttggccaatccatcagttccagtactccagatacttttttcttggtcaaatagtctctgcacagctttgaagtatgcttggggtcattgtcttgttggtatatgaacttatgctgctgtcttggccaggactcccttgtaaaagagatttttgtgtctcaatgggaataaatcctggttaaataaaggttaaataaaaaataaatacgaacccacgaccaatcagattcagtccagaaaggattcatgatgcactaagatgttgaggtagacgttcttgttcatgagaCCGTagattttcactaatttgcccatgccgtatccacaaatggaaccccataccataatggaatctccaccgtgtttcactgtgagTGCAGTGCGTCTGGCATCagaacattctccagcttttgcggacataaacaccacgatgctgaccgaagagttcaaacttggactcgtccgtccagagtaccttcttccagtcatcaacagtccagtgtttgtgctccctggcaaatctgaggcgtttctggatgtttgcaggcctcaataatggcttcttagcagctattcttccctttaagccttgttccatcagttgtctgcttatggtcattctggagactttctcagactctgatctagaagcattcatctctgcctgaagatcagcagtggtcttccttctgtctctagtacttaaaatcttgaggtgtctgacatctgcttcagttaactttggtttcctgcctcttccttggcgcattttgtaagtaccagtctctgCAATTGACTCCAGAGCATACTtaaccacactgtgagaacactttatgtctttccctatttgtctcagagaccatccagtaacatgaagtgctttaatgcggactctttcattttcagtgagctctccacgttttaccattttgaacaggaatgaggaatttcaaactgaattcaccttcttatacccaaatttgagccagctcactgggcttctctgagaagtcagaaattaatcaagcataacattcaaccagtaaaactcatttttctgttcaggaatgcaagttaataactataatttgacatattaatcaagaattTTAATAATGtgcttcactatttttttggtttttttacaaatcagtaaatttgaaaattcatggataacaataataatgatattttagcattaaaaatatcatttgcgttaaagagcttctacatattggtgtattaaccattgcagaaacataaaaaatgattttggtaattaccaatgttgttaatttaggacagctgtggcataaaccttactttgggtggtggtctaataaatttgttaagcactgtatatatattttgccaaatttattGTATCTGTTTCCCTACATTTTTAAGTGTTGAGTGGAGATGAAGCCCTGAGCGACGTCGTCTCCCCTTCTGCTTTCCTTTAtcgcatctgattggttaatagtcacagacagaaacaaatgCATCGACAGACACATTGATTCAACCACACAGCCCTTGAGAACGGTGAGGAGAAAATGTCCTCCCTTTATTCTGTGTGCTTTTGTGCAGGGAGGGGAGACATTACTACAAGAAACGCACAAAAACCTCTTCTCTGCACAAAAAAGCTTTTGATGTGGCCCTCTGCTCTCATTTTAGGaagaaaagtggtccagttcAATTCTTCCTGGCAAATTTTCAGTAGATTTGACAAGCAGTATGACGCTGCTCATGTCAGagcatttttattctgattaaaaGTATATTACATGAGCACACTCATCTGAATTATTCTGATTAGAACAAATTCAATCGGATTGTGATAAAAATGCCTATGTAACCGCAGCTTCTCAATGCTTCTCTATAACTGTGAGTAAGCCTACCATACATATCTGGAATCATGCATTTGTGATTGTACATAATGTTAaatcagagctgctgtctgctTTCATACAAAGGTGAAACATACAAAATGTTGTCATGCTATAAGGTGCTTCTGATGGAATGATCAGCTTTCTGTAACTGTGAACTTTTATCATTTGTTCAGGGGCCTGTATACACAGATGTTGATTGTCAGTGTGACCTTGAAACAGGTAATAGTCCAACTCCCTACTGAATCCAAATGTGACAGTTTAGAGACTACATATGTTGttaacaaaaatctaaaaacatgctgtaacattttattttaaaggttctCAACCTGATTCTTCAAATGCTATTTCTGCTGGATCTGACACAGGAAAGTgagtgatatttaaaaaatatttctcttattttctttacattgtAAAATTATTGCTGCCTTTTCAAATCCTTGTTCTGCTTTCAGTGCTGTATATCTACCCACCAAACGAAAGTTTGCTGTGAATGAAAGCTGCCTTCTTGAGCTGTTTCGCCACAAGTGCCCATCATGTGACTCTAAACTTCAGACAGAGAAAATCACCCATGGCTGGCTCACCATCTTGAGCCAGCACTGCCTTGAGTGTGACTACAGATACAAATGGAAAAGCCAGATTGATGCCAGCATCCCACCAGCTGTAGAACAGCACCTTACAGGAGGCACAGAAGTCACTCCAGAAACCGAACAGGTATGACTCAGACGTACTGCAGCAAATGCCCACATTCTTTCTGAGTTTGGAGCTCAAGAAGgtcatggtgttttttttttaacatttcctcTTCATAGAGGAAGGCTCAGCTATATGATGTTACAGAATTATGTGTTCACAGTTAAGCTGGGTTAATACTTCTGCACGGTTTCTGGACCCACCgccacatttcctgcttgttttagGGAGGGAGGCCATCAG from Cheilinus undulatus linkage group 13, ASM1832078v1, whole genome shotgun sequence includes:
- the LOC121520453 gene encoding zinc finger protein 37 homolog produces the protein MCSVVGCYSGRLGAQRFKLPEDPERRLQWVRFLAAANKQRFKESSWTDISVCIEHFKDDCFEKRLSDMAQLTLKPTAVPSLFNESEEPEAHLESPKHGESSETVEPAGQSDLVELCNSSVSSSEESVVSPAACQESPAPKRIASSDKPHAITSVRGQTQAKNVNTHLLKEKAARLHMKGKYVVNEKRLFQLFNPKCPSCGSKLKMQKITYGLLFILNQQCLQCDYKNQWKSQVNANIPTDEELCQTGHKDVSSENKPDKPTDGTQSSMADVSDIVASIAEESFHMEETDESCDQDDMDSDEDWKPDGVSVPAQQKTREEEETEEEGEDDEGDEDYPPVAHKDSELCTDCGKFFNKSRHHICEHKTKPYSCNICGKRFESDHALSRHSRIHDANYEHRCKYCHVTFKTKADKLSHEQTHMTEGKPYKCPDCPQSFSSNKERKVHIEEHRGPPQLKCDFCGIEFCWPLALRRHLAVHTGEKPYKCSVCDRGFNQASHLKSHMRLHTGERPFKCQHCDKCFNHNVSLKSHIQRYHTSISGDELNYGNKSETLSSDSGIGNVEVKQERDEGVVEEFICKPKWKKRGTGRPLGRPRSEETPTKTSKQRGQRSKRTQCHEESGDEQSYCDMPWDVAGLIKKANSGKSPAKRRGRPRKNPEPFS